The segment AGTTTCTGAGCGAAGTCGAAAACTTACGCGCGGCTCTTGCCGCCCGCAAGAGCAAGATCGAAGTCCCGACTCATCTGTATACCGGGGTCATATTCTGTCGCGAGGACGTCAACGTGCAGGACGAGGCGAAGATCATTGGCCGACAAGATGCCGCGCCGTCGAAGCCCAGTGAACCATGGCGAATGGCGAAGCCCGAATGACGCAGGAATGGCGAAGCACGAAGGACGAAGAAAACCAGAATGGTTTCCCGCTTGCGATCGGGTTTCTTAAAGGACTGGCCAGAATGTCACGGAGCAGTCACGGATTGGTCGGGCGGGAGGCAGGGAGGCTCTGTGCCGGGGGCGGGGCGGTGATCCGGATCGGCTCGCGTCGCAGGGTGTCAAGGCGATCGTCATCCTTGCCGTACTTGATCGTTACGGTCGTGCCGGTGCTTTGGCCGTAGAGGGAGGTCGCGGCAAGCAGCATCGCCGGCATCGTCTGCTTGAGGTTTGAATCATAGGCGATGAGGTCCGCCCGGCATTCCCAGAGGACTTTTCTTCCCGCCGGCAGTCCCTGGTCGGCGATCCACGCCGACAGACTGAGCATGTGGTGATAGCCGAGGTCAACCGTCCGCACCTCGGTACCCACACAGTCAAACAGGGGGGCGCCGAACGGGCCGAACCCGTAGACCGGGCGGAATTCGGGGTAGGTCTCGATCGCCTGGCCGCGGTACAGGACGGTGTAGGCCATGGTCATCTGCAGGTTGGCGGTTTGGCCGATCGGGACTCGTCGGAGGACCGGTCGCTGTTGTCTCAAGGCTCGGGCCAGCATGGCCGAGTAGTCCTCGAACTCCAGCGTCGATTCGATTTGCGGCGTGGGACCATGGATGGCAAAGGCGGGTCCGTCGAGGCGATGCCAGAGCGAGTTGTCGCTTGTCAGGCGACAATCCACGTGGACGCGGTACGGTTCACAACCGGCGGCGGCGATTGCCGCGATCGCAACTGCCATACCAGCCGAGCGCATCACAGATCCTCCTTTGACGGTTGCCTATTGTCGTTGCTCCATCGGTACGTAGTGCCGCAGCGGCGGGCCGACATAGATCTGCCGCGGGCGATAGATGCGCGGGTTCGGACTCAGGTGGACCTCACGCCAATGGGCGATCCAGCCGGGCATGCGACCGATGGCGAACATGACGGGGAACATGTCCACCGGGATGCCGATGGCCCGCAGGATGATGCCGCTGTAGAAGTCGACGTTCGGATAGAGCTTACGTTCGAGGAAGTAAGGATCGCTCAGTGCGATTTCCTCGAGCTGCTTGGCGATATCCAGCAGGGGGTCGCGAATACCCAGTTGGGCCAGAACTCTGTCGCAGGCGCTCTTGATGATCCTGGATCTCGGGTCGAAGTTCTTGTACACGCGGTGTCCGAAGCCCATGAGGCGGATGTTGGACTTCTTCTCCTTGACCTTGGCGATGTATGACTTGAGGTCCTCGCCGCTCTGTTGAATGCCGAGCAGCATCTGCACGACGGCCTGGTTCGCCCCGCCGTGCAGCCGGCCCCAGAGGGCACAGATGCCCGCGGCCACGGAGGCGTAGAGATTGGCCAGGCTCGAACCGACCATCCGGACGGTTGAGGTGGAGCAGTTCTGTTCGTGGTCGGCATGCATGATCAAGAGCAGGTTCAATGCCGCAATGATCTCCGGGGAGGGTTCGTAGGGGGCGTTGGGCTTGCTGAACATCATGTGCAGAAAATTGGGCACATAGGGCAGATCCGGCCTGGGGTACATCATCGGATGGCCGATGGACTTCTTGTAGCTGGCCGCGGCGATGGTGCGCACCTTGCTCATGATGCGGGCTGCGGCGTCGATGAAGTGGGTGTCATCCTCGGGTTGCAGGAGGTCGGGCTGGTAGCAGCCCATGGCGTTCATCATTGCCGAGAGGATGGCCATCGGGTGGGCGCTGGGGGGGAAGCCCTCGAAATGATTGCGGAGGTCTTCATGGATGAACTCGTGCTCCATCAGCAGGGAGCGGAATTCGGCCAACTGTCTGGAGGTGGGCAGCTCGCCGAAAATGAGCAGGTAGGCGACCTCGACGAAACTCGACTTTTCGGCGAGTTCCTCGATCGGGTAGCCTCGATATCGAAGAATGCCTTTCTCGCCGTCGATGAAGGTGATGCTGCTCAGGCACGATCCGGTGTTGGCGTAGCTGTCGTCAAGCGTGATGCAGCCGGTCATCGATCGGAGTCGGCTGATGTCGATGCCCACTTCGTTCTCTGTGCCGATCACAACGGGCAACTCGTACGACTTGCCGTCGATAATCAGGGTTGCGGTCTTGTTCATGCTGATGCCCTTGCCTGTGCGCGGCCGCCGGCAGCCGTCGCATGCGTATCCTCGTCCAATGTTCGTGCGAACGGCCGATCCGGCCCTCAGGGGCCGCCGCTTCGAGCCCGCCGCTGATACCAGTGGCACCGGTCCCCCAAACCGGCTCGTGGGTTCACCGGAGCGGGGGGATTGTATCAGACTCCGTCGAATCTGTGAAACGGGCGGGGGCCGTTTCCGTGGAAGCTTGACTGGCAGGGCGGTCGCCGTGAACATGGCGAGTCGATCGCCTGCGGCGTTCGTCTTTGGATGTATTGGGTTTATCGAGGAGTCCGCCATGTCCGAGTTGCAGGGGCGGGTGGCCATTATCAGCGGCGGTCTGGGTGATATCGGCCGGGCCTGCGCGGTGGAGTTGGCACGGCGGGGAGCGGATATCGCCGTGGGTGACCGCGACGACGGCGGACGGGCCGAGCCTTTACGGGCGGAGATTTCGCGGCTTGGCCGGCGTTTTCATTTTGCCATTGTAGACGTGTCGGATGCGGAGGCTGTCCGGAGCTGGGTTGGCTTGGTTGAGAAAGAACTGAGCCCGCCGACGATTGCCGTGCCCAACGCGGCGATCGTTGAGATGGCGTCGATGGCGGATCTGACCCCGGCGATCTGGCAGCGACACCTGGACGTCAACCTGACCGGCGCCTTTAACCTGGCTCACGCCGTCGCCCAACGCCTGGTCGAGTTGAGGCAGACCGGACGCATCGTATTCATCGGCAGTTGGGCGGGCCACACTGCTCATGCTCACATTCCTGCATATTGTGTGGCCAAGGCCGGCCTGCGAATGGTGTGCAGATGCATGGCCCTCGAATACGCCCGCCATGGAATCCTGGTGAACGAGGTTGCTCCCGGGGTGGTAAACGCGGGCCTGTCGCGCAGCCTCTTTGACAAGGATCGGGCGTTAACGCGCCGCACGGCCGCCAGTATTCCCACCGGTGAGCTGATGCAACCCGAGGAAGTCGCCTTGCACGTTGCCCACCTATGCGACCCGCGCAGCCGCAACGTGACGGGCAGCGTCCTGCTTTGCGACGGCGGTCTTTCGCTCGTCACCGCGACCGCCAAGCAGGAGTAGAGCCCGACGTTGCGTGCTGCCACGGTCGGCGAATGAAGAATGGCGAAGGCGGAATTAAGAGTACTCCCGGTCTGTCTCGCGTGGGCGGCGCGATCCGGCTACAATCCCATCGTGGGTGCCGTGCCCGTGGCGTCGCACGGGCAGGCCTTCGTAGTGATCACTGAGAATGTGTGAGATGAGGTAGGTCACGGTCGGAGCCGCCGGAGGTGGCGCAGACCTGCCGGTCCGGGCTGAACCATGCGGCGGGTCTCGGTCGCTGTGGCGACCTCGACGCTGCCCTACCGCTGACAACTGACTGCTCTCCCGCGGCGTGCTCAGCATTCTTGGAATGCGAGCCGCCCGTTGGGTTGAGAGGGAGGTCGGGAGCCGTATCGAATGCCCAGAATCGATGTCGTCGAGATCTATCGCGTTCACCTGCCGCTGGTGTACCCGTTTCGGACTGCATACGGGACAGATGACGCCGTGGAGCCGGTGCTGGTGAAGCTACGTTCCGGCCGTTTTCACGGCTGGGGCGAGGCGCAGCCGTTCATATGCCCCACCTACTGCCCGGAGTACTCGGCCGGCGTCTTCCTGCTGATCAAGAACGTTTTTGCTCCCGCGATCGTCGGCCATGAGATCGACAGCGGCGACGCCCTCCGG is part of the Phycisphaerae bacterium genome and harbors:
- a CDS encoding citrate synthase, with amino-acid sequence MNKTATLIIDGKSYELPVVIGTENEVGIDISRLRSMTGCITLDDSYANTGSCLSSITFIDGEKGILRYRGYPIEELAEKSSFVEVAYLLIFGELPTSRQLAEFRSLLMEHEFIHEDLRNHFEGFPPSAHPMAILSAMMNAMGCYQPDLLQPEDDTHFIDAAARIMSKVRTIAAASYKKSIGHPMMYPRPDLPYVPNFLHMMFSKPNAPYEPSPEIIAALNLLLIMHADHEQNCSTSTVRMVGSSLANLYASVAAGICALWGRLHGGANQAVVQMLLGIQQSGEDLKSYIAKVKEKKSNIRLMGFGHRVYKNFDPRSRIIKSACDRVLAQLGIRDPLLDIAKQLEEIALSDPYFLERKLYPNVDFYSGIILRAIGIPVDMFPVMFAIGRMPGWIAHWREVHLSPNPRIYRPRQIYVGPPLRHYVPMEQRQ
- a CDS encoding SDR family oxidoreductase is translated as MSELQGRVAIISGGLGDIGRACAVELARRGADIAVGDRDDGGRAEPLRAEISRLGRRFHFAIVDVSDAEAVRSWVGLVEKELSPPTIAVPNAAIVEMASMADLTPAIWQRHLDVNLTGAFNLAHAVAQRLVELRQTGRIVFIGSWAGHTAHAHIPAYCVAKAGLRMVCRCMALEYARHGILVNEVAPGVVNAGLSRSLFDKDRALTRRTAASIPTGELMQPEEVALHVAHLCDPRSRNVTGSVLLCDGGLSLVTATAKQE